A genomic stretch from Bacterioplanes sanyensis includes:
- a CDS encoding DUF1338 domain-containing protein yields MSDAVKQLFGALWDNYLQVTPSAEKIHQLLGNTQASDIINDHIALRTFNLDKVSLDKLAQHFINIGYEQCGEYHFEQKKLYARHFEHPDATAPKVFISELLVDQCSPELQAIVQKLVDEIDADAVNRPEFLYSGTHWQVSHDTYQQLLQESEYAAWMAAWGYRANHFTVDVNALSEFETLESVNDALKQAGYTLNTAGGEIKGSPDVLLEQSSTMADKAEVAFSDGTHSIPSCFYEFARRYQQADGRFYTGFVAASADKIFESTNNG; encoded by the coding sequence ATGTCGGATGCTGTTAAACAGCTGTTCGGAGCCTTGTGGGATAACTATTTACAGGTCACTCCGTCGGCGGAAAAAATCCATCAATTGCTGGGTAATACCCAGGCCAGCGATATCATTAATGATCACATCGCACTGCGTACTTTTAATCTGGATAAAGTCAGCCTAGACAAACTGGCACAGCACTTTATCAATATCGGTTACGAACAATGTGGTGAATACCACTTTGAGCAAAAGAAACTGTACGCCCGTCATTTTGAACACCCAGATGCAACGGCGCCAAAAGTCTTTATTTCAGAGCTGCTGGTGGATCAGTGCTCGCCAGAGCTGCAAGCCATTGTGCAGAAGTTAGTCGATGAAATTGATGCCGATGCCGTTAATCGCCCTGAATTCTTGTATTCTGGTACTCATTGGCAAGTGAGTCACGACACTTACCAGCAGCTGCTGCAAGAAAGCGAATACGCGGCTTGGATGGCGGCTTGGGGTTATCGCGCCAATCACTTTACCGTTGATGTGAATGCGTTGTCTGAGTTTGAAACGCTGGAGTCGGTTAACGACGCGCTCAAGCAAGCGGGTTACACGCTGAATACCGCTGGCGGTGAAATTAAAGGCTCACCAGACGTATTGCTGGAGCAAAGCTCTACCATGGCGGACAAAGCTGAAGTTGCATTTAGCGACGGTACTCACAGCATTCCTAGCTGTTTCTACGAGTTTGCGCGTCGTTATCAGCAAGCCGATGGTCGTTTCTACACGGGTTTTGTTGCAGCGTCGGCGGACAAAATTTTCGAAAGCACGAACAACGGCTAA
- a CDS encoding arginine N-succinyltransferase, giving the protein MSMDSFARSERHPDDSFLLVMEDTEQQRLAGCAGVSVLTGARQAFYAYRLIPTTHYSHSLEKQVSSQLLHLTNDYTGCSEVGSLFLLPDYRGNGHWLARSRYLLMGLFRQRFAESVIAELRGWSDDEGRSPFWEAIGKHFFQMEFEQADKLCGLGSNQFITELMPKYPIYTTLLPDDAQAVIGQPADAGRPAMELLQREGFRYDNVVDIFDAGPLMQANIDELASVKAIEQRPLTDVSATPQSVIAANTHWPDFRVVLSDAQLDEHGIQLPAAERQALQLNEHDSVAFIAL; this is encoded by the coding sequence ATGTCGATGGACAGCTTTGCCCGCAGCGAGCGCCACCCAGACGACAGCTTTCTATTAGTGATGGAAGATACCGAGCAGCAACGCCTGGCCGGCTGCGCTGGCGTGTCTGTGCTGACCGGCGCACGGCAAGCGTTTTATGCCTATCGCTTGATCCCCACCACCCACTACTCGCACTCGTTGGAAAAGCAGGTATCCAGCCAGTTGCTGCACCTGACCAACGACTACACTGGCTGCTCTGAGGTGGGATCGCTGTTTTTGCTGCCAGACTATCGTGGCAATGGCCATTGGCTGGCGCGTTCACGCTATCTGCTGATGGGCTTATTTCGCCAACGCTTTGCCGAGTCTGTCATCGCTGAGCTGCGTGGCTGGAGCGACGACGAAGGCCGCAGCCCATTTTGGGAAGCCATTGGCAAACACTTCTTCCAGATGGAATTTGAGCAAGCCGACAAACTGTGTGGACTGGGCTCAAACCAGTTCATTACCGAGCTGATGCCCAAATACCCGATTTACACCACACTGCTGCCAGACGACGCTCAGGCGGTGATCGGTCAGCCTGCCGATGCTGGCCGCCCGGCCATGGAGCTGCTGCAGCGTGAGGGTTTCCGCTACGACAACGTGGTCGACATCTTTGATGCCGGGCCATTGATGCAAGCCAACATTGATGAGCTGGCCAGCGTAAAAGCCATCGAGCAGCGTCCCTTGACTGACGTCAGCGCTACGCCACAAAGCGTTATTGCCGCCAATACTCATTGGCCAGATTTTCGCGTGGTGCTGAGCGACGCCCAGCTCGATGAGCACGGCATCCAACTTCCCGCTGCAGAGCGTCAGGCACTGCAGTTGAACGAACACGATTCAGTGGCATTTATTGCTCTGTAA
- the astD gene encoding succinylglutamate-semialdehyde dehydrogenase has protein sequence MTPTQFINGVWSSGQGHELQSINPATGASVWQGRSATKADVDEAVNAARQAFAGWSKLAYEKRLELMQAFKQQLSENQETLAAVICEETGKPLWETRTEVAAMMGKIDISVRAYEERTGTTENPMPGARAFIRHKPHGVVAVFGPYNFPGHLPNGHIVPALLAGNCIVFKPSELTPKVAEYTVKLWQQAGLPDGVLNLVQGEVETGKALASHAQIDGLFFTGSSNTGKLLHEQFAGHPGKILALEMGGNNPMIIGDVSDQRAAVHDIIQSAFVTSGQRCTCSRRLFVPQGSHGDALIEQLLAAVKNIQVGDPLQDNFMGAMISAKAASGMVAAQQQLQQLGGESLLELRQLDEKLGFVTPGIIDVTAIKELPDEEYFGPLLQIIRYADFSAAIAEANNTRFGLSAGLLSDSREQYEHFYRDIRAGIVNWNKPITGASSAAPFGGIGESGNHRASAYYAADYCAYPVASVEADAVTLPEKLAPGLSL, from the coding sequence ATGACCCCGACACAATTTATTAATGGTGTGTGGAGTTCTGGCCAGGGCCACGAACTGCAATCCATCAATCCGGCGACGGGTGCCAGTGTATGGCAAGGCCGCAGTGCCACCAAAGCTGACGTCGATGAAGCGGTGAATGCCGCCCGTCAGGCATTTGCTGGCTGGTCAAAGTTGGCTTATGAAAAACGCCTGGAACTGATGCAAGCGTTTAAGCAACAGCTGAGCGAAAATCAGGAAACACTGGCGGCGGTGATTTGCGAAGAAACCGGCAAACCGCTGTGGGAAACCCGCACCGAAGTTGCGGCAATGATGGGTAAAATTGATATTTCAGTGCGCGCTTATGAAGAGCGTACTGGTACCACTGAAAACCCAATGCCAGGTGCCCGTGCCTTTATTCGCCATAAACCACACGGTGTCGTGGCGGTCTTTGGCCCGTATAACTTCCCTGGCCATTTGCCTAATGGACACATTGTTCCGGCATTGCTGGCGGGTAACTGTATTGTCTTTAAACCGTCTGAGCTGACGCCAAAAGTGGCCGAATATACGGTTAAATTATGGCAACAAGCGGGCCTGCCAGACGGTGTGCTGAACCTGGTTCAAGGTGAAGTGGAAACCGGTAAAGCGCTGGCGTCGCATGCGCAAATTGACGGCTTGTTTTTCACCGGCAGCTCCAACACAGGCAAGCTGTTGCACGAGCAATTCGCAGGCCACCCAGGCAAAATTCTGGCGCTGGAAATGGGCGGCAACAACCCCATGATTATTGGTGACGTCAGTGATCAGCGCGCGGCGGTGCACGACATTATTCAGTCGGCATTCGTTACCTCAGGTCAGCGCTGTACTTGCTCTCGTCGCTTGTTTGTACCGCAAGGCAGCCATGGTGATGCTTTGATTGAGCAATTGTTGGCGGCGGTGAAAAATATCCAAGTGGGTGACCCACTGCAGGATAATTTCATGGGTGCCATGATCTCGGCCAAAGCCGCCAGCGGCATGGTGGCAGCACAACAGCAATTGCAGCAATTGGGCGGTGAATCGCTGCTTGAACTGCGCCAGTTGGATGAAAAATTGGGCTTTGTCACGCCAGGCATCATCGATGTTACGGCCATTAAAGAGTTGCCCGACGAAGAATACTTTGGCCCGCTGCTGCAGATTATTCGCTATGCGGATTTCTCTGCCGCCATCGCTGAAGCCAACAATACTCGCTTTGGTTTGTCGGCCGGTTTGTTGAGTGACAGCCGTGAGCAATATGAGCACTTCTATCGCGATATTCGTGCTGGTATTGTCAACTGGAATAAACCGATTACCGGTGCTTCCAGTGCGGCGCCGTTTGGCGGTATTGGCGAGAGCGGTAACCACCGTGCCAGTGCCTATTACGCGGCGGATTACTGCGCCTACCCGGTGGCTTCGGTTGAAGCCGATGCCGTAACGCTGCCAGAAAAACTGGCGCCTGGTTTGTCGCTGTAA
- a CDS encoding DUF1244 domain-containing protein yields the protein MSTNTEIEAAVFRRLLQHLDNHKDVQNIELMNLANFCRNCLAKWYVSAAEEQGQSVDYEQARERIYGMPYSEWKDKYQLPATPEQLAAFEKKNG from the coding sequence ATGTCCACCAATACCGAAATCGAAGCCGCCGTGTTTCGCCGCTTGCTGCAGCACCTGGATAACCACAAAGACGTTCAAAATATCGAGCTGATGAACCTGGCGAACTTCTGCCGTAATTGCCTGGCCAAGTGGTACGTCAGCGCTGCCGAAGAACAAGGGCAATCGGTCGATTACGAGCAAGCGCGCGAGCGTATTTATGGCATGCCGTACAGTGAATGGAAAGACAAATACCAGCTGCCCGCCACCCCTGAACAGCTGGCCGCCTTCGAAAAAAAGAATGGATAA
- the astA gene encoding arginine N-succinyltransferase — translation MLVVRPIQASDYQSLRHIAIESGPGFTSLVDDPDLLQSKIERAQRSFASDISEPGDQGYLLVLEDTDTGEVVGTTAIEAAVGLKTPLYHYHVGKSMHQSTQLGIQSIVTTLTVCNNYMGCSELCSLYLLAGHRRGLAGRLLSKVRFLLMAQHPQRFSDFVIAQMLGVADEEGRSPFWSWLEQHFIKLDFSTASRMVGSGDKGFVPELMPRHPIYTNLLGDEAQAVIGKVHQNTEPALRMLHNEGFNHRGYIDLFDAGPTVEAPLSSIKSVRDSIVAQVEFRPDVSGDQRVMVSNTGLTDFRALISEQAQWHAQEQILLLPEALQPHLQLNNGDAVRFLDMGRTTA, via the coding sequence ATGCTGGTCGTGCGACCAATACAAGCCTCGGATTACCAAAGCCTGCGTCACATAGCCATTGAATCTGGCCCTGGCTTTACATCACTGGTGGACGATCCGGATCTGTTGCAGAGCAAAATTGAGCGTGCTCAGCGCAGCTTCGCCAGCGACATCAGTGAACCAGGCGACCAAGGCTATTTGCTGGTGCTCGAAGATACCGATACCGGTGAAGTGGTGGGGACCACGGCGATTGAAGCCGCCGTGGGCCTGAAAACACCGCTGTATCACTACCATGTCGGTAAATCGATGCATCAGTCGACGCAGTTAGGCATCCAAAGCATCGTCACCACGTTGACGGTGTGCAACAACTATATGGGTTGCAGCGAGCTGTGCAGCTTGTATCTGCTGGCAGGTCACCGTCGTGGTCTGGCTGGCCGGTTGCTGTCAAAAGTGCGCTTTTTGCTGATGGCACAACACCCGCAGCGCTTTTCGGATTTTGTGATTGCGCAAATGCTGGGCGTCGCGGATGAAGAGGGGCGTTCGCCATTTTGGAGTTGGCTAGAGCAGCACTTTATTAAACTGGATTTTTCCACCGCCAGTCGCATGGTGGGCTCAGGTGATAAAGGCTTTGTACCGGAATTAATGCCGCGCCACCCGATTTATACCAATTTATTAGGTGACGAAGCCCAGGCGGTGATCGGTAAGGTGCATCAAAATACCGAACCGGCGCTACGCATGCTGCACAATGAAGGCTTTAATCACCGTGGTTATATCGATTTATTCGATGCCGGACCAACCGTTGAAGCGCCGTTGAGCAGTATTAAAAGTGTGCGCGACAGTATTGTTGCTCAAGTTGAATTCCGCCCAGACGTCAGTGGCGATCAACGAGTGATGGTCAGCAACACTGGCTTAACCGATTTCCGCGCTTTAATCAGCGAGCAGGCCCAATGGCATGCGCAAGAGCAAATTTTGTTACTGCCCGAAGCCTTGCAACCACATTTACAACTGAATAACGGCGATGCCGTTAGATTTCTCGACATGGGGAGGACAACTGCATGA
- a CDS encoding aspartate aminotransferase family protein, protein MQVTREIFDQVMVPNYAPSKVIPVRGEGSRVWDQQDNEYIDFAGGIAVTCLGHCHPALVKALQEQSEKIWHLSNVMTNEPALRLAKKLTDATFADQVYYANSGAEANEAALKLARRWALDNHGEQKSQIISFNKGFHGRTFFTVTVGGQAAYSDGFGPKPGDIVHAEYNNLDSLRELISDKTCAVMMEPLQGEGGIIPPTKEFAEGVRELCDQHNALLIFDEVQTGVGRTGHLYAYMGLGVTPDILTTAKALGGGFPIGAMLTTKAVGDHLKVGTHGSTYGGNPLACAVAEAAFDTVNQAEVLEGVKARYQRYVDGLHAINEKYSVFSEVRGQGLLLGCALNEQYKGRARDFLMASMEENLMVLVAGADVVRFAPSLVITEQDIDEGLQRFERAVAKVVAG, encoded by the coding sequence GTGCAGGTAACACGAGAGATTTTTGATCAGGTCATGGTGCCCAACTACGCGCCATCAAAAGTGATTCCAGTTCGTGGTGAAGGATCGCGCGTGTGGGACCAGCAGGACAACGAATACATCGACTTTGCTGGCGGTATCGCAGTGACGTGTCTGGGCCACTGCCACCCGGCGTTGGTGAAAGCACTGCAAGAGCAGAGCGAGAAGATTTGGCACCTGTCCAACGTCATGACCAACGAGCCAGCGCTGCGTTTGGCGAAGAAGCTGACCGACGCCACCTTTGCTGACCAAGTGTATTACGCCAACTCGGGCGCCGAAGCCAACGAAGCCGCGTTGAAGCTGGCACGTCGCTGGGCGCTGGATAACCACGGCGAGCAGAAGAGCCAGATTATCTCGTTCAACAAGGGTTTCCACGGTCGTACCTTCTTCACCGTTACCGTTGGTGGCCAAGCGGCATACAGCGATGGTTTTGGTCCTAAGCCTGGCGACATCGTGCACGCTGAGTACAACAATCTGGACAGCCTGCGTGAGCTGATTTCCGACAAAACTTGTGCGGTGATGATGGAGCCACTGCAAGGCGAAGGCGGCATCATTCCGCCGACCAAAGAGTTTGCTGAAGGCGTACGTGAGCTGTGTGATCAGCACAACGCGCTGTTGATTTTTGACGAAGTGCAAACCGGTGTTGGTCGTACTGGCCACCTGTACGCCTACATGGGCCTGGGTGTTACGCCAGACATTTTGACCACCGCGAAAGCACTGGGTGGTGGCTTCCCAATCGGCGCCATGTTGACCACCAAAGCCGTGGGCGATCACCTGAAAGTGGGTACTCACGGTTCGACTTACGGTGGTAACCCACTGGCGTGTGCCGTTGCCGAAGCAGCGTTTGATACCGTTAACCAAGCGGAAGTGCTGGAGGGCGTGAAAGCGCGCTACCAACGTTATGTAGATGGTCTGCATGCCATCAATGAAAAATACTCGGTATTCAGCGAAGTACGTGGCCAAGGCTTGCTGCTGGGTTGCGCGCTGAATGAGCAATACAAAGGCCGCGCACGTGACTTCCTGATGGCTTCGATGGAAGAAAACCTGATGGTTCTGGTGGCTGGTGCCGATGTGGTGCGTTTTGCTCCATCTCTGGTGATTACTGAGCAGGACATCGACGAAGGCCTGCAACGCTTTGAGCGTGCGGTCGCTAAGGTGGTCGCGGGCTGA
- a CDS encoding Lrp/AsnC family transcriptional regulator yields the protein MTNSNLSAADQRLLALLRDDARASVSELARKLALSRSTVQSRLKKLEETGVISGYRVELGERFRAQQVEAHVLIKLVQKLTHSTEKALQQIPNIVQLLSVSGEYDLIAMVEADSLQQLSNLLDDIGALSGVERTTSSVVLEARFRR from the coding sequence ATGACTAATTCGAACCTCTCCGCGGCCGATCAACGCTTGCTGGCACTGCTGCGCGATGATGCTCGCGCCAGCGTGTCAGAATTGGCAAGAAAGCTGGCATTGTCACGCTCTACCGTGCAAAGTCGGCTGAAGAAGTTGGAAGAAACCGGGGTGATCAGCGGCTATCGGGTGGAGCTGGGGGAGCGTTTCCGTGCCCAACAGGTAGAAGCACATGTGTTGATCAAACTGGTGCAGAAGCTGACCCACAGCACGGAAAAAGCGCTGCAACAGATTCCAAACATCGTGCAGCTGCTATCGGTCAGTGGCGAATACGATCTGATCGCCATGGTCGAAGCCGACTCCCTGCAGCAACTGAGCAACCTGCTCGACGACATTGGCGCGCTCTCCGGAGTTGAACGGACGACCTCATCTGTGGTACTTGAAGCGCGTTTTCGACGATAA
- a CDS encoding SIMPL domain-containing protein, giving the protein MLKATTLLLLGSLVAAPVALADNYIEVSGHGVVEAMPDYAKLHLSLKATADTLPAAKQAVDSAMQALLSVANAKGISKDDIDAAQIRNSPQYRWHKQERMFVGEQVVRPVTITLKALNQHAYLVHELMQIDGMHVQHTELRFNDRDALQRQALSKAVKHARSKADAMASAANTRIERVERIIEGANDYHRPMMEMRAMSAMAKDQPEPAPTLFQAQKIEASINVRYEID; this is encoded by the coding sequence ATGTTAAAAGCCACCACGTTATTGCTGCTGGGCAGCCTTGTCGCGGCGCCGGTAGCACTCGCCGACAATTACATCGAAGTCTCTGGACATGGTGTGGTCGAAGCCATGCCGGACTACGCCAAATTGCACCTGTCGCTCAAAGCCACCGCCGACACATTGCCCGCCGCGAAGCAAGCTGTAGACAGCGCCATGCAAGCCTTGCTGTCTGTCGCAAACGCCAAAGGCATCAGCAAAGACGACATCGACGCCGCTCAGATTCGCAACTCTCCGCAATATCGCTGGCACAAACAAGAGCGGATGTTTGTGGGTGAGCAAGTGGTGCGCCCAGTCACCATCACCCTAAAAGCGCTGAATCAACACGCCTACCTGGTGCATGAGCTGATGCAAATCGACGGCATGCACGTGCAACATACCGAGTTGCGTTTTAACGACCGCGACGCTCTGCAGCGCCAAGCACTCAGCAAAGCGGTTAAACACGCGCGCAGCAAAGCAGACGCTATGGCTAGCGCTGCCAACACTCGCATCGAGCGCGTCGAGCGCATCATCGAGGGCGCCAACGACTATCATCGTCCAATGATGGAAATGCGCGCCATGAGTGCCATGGCCAAGGATCAGCCCGAACCGGCCCCAACTTTGTTTCAAGCACAAAAGATTGAAGCCAGTATCAACGTTCGCTACGAGATCGACTGA
- a CDS encoding DUF1653 domain-containing protein, with protein MKPTLAKGLYRHYKGNDYRVIDLVRHSETEQWLVLYQPQYGEQDLWVRPYDMFVEQVQVDGQAQPRFAFQPDEAVE; from the coding sequence ATGAAACCAACCTTAGCCAAAGGCCTCTACCGCCACTATAAAGGCAATGACTATCGAGTGATCGACTTGGTGCGCCATAGCGAAACCGAACAGTGGCTGGTGCTGTACCAGCCACAATACGGGGAGCAGGACCTGTGGGTGCGGCCGTACGACATGTTTGTTGAACAGGTGCAGGTAGATGGCCAAGCGCAACCTAGGTTTGCCTTCCAGCCTGACGAGGCCGTCGAATGA
- the astB gene encoding N-succinylarginine dihydrolase — MKHYEVNFDGLIGPSHHYGGLASGNLASHRNALKTSSPRQAALQGLEKMRTLIRLGYRQGFIPPQPRPALSCLRQLGFSGSDEEVIKQAGSQAPELLSMAYSASSMWAANAATVTPSSDSHDGKLHLTPANLVTTAHRSIEHPYTFAALQRIFHNPAVFSVHPALPATGAFADEGAANHGRLCSEHGQPGTGLFVWGRQRGGDTSDLNFPARQTLEASQAIARQHGVKQAVFLQQNAAAINAGAFHNDVVAVANGPVLFYHEQAYEAESQQAAFAQLRELGEFVPVCVPTAEVSLDEAIRSYLFNSQLLSGPDGDMSRMTLIAPTECQEVEAVAQYLQRLTADDSQPIRHVEFVDVRQSMSNGGGPACLRLRVLLSEKELEAVNPAFMLTEEKIDALQQWVRDHYRDSLHPLELLEPEFMHECHKAMVSLQQWLGCQDLYDGLM, encoded by the coding sequence ATGAAACACTATGAAGTCAATTTTGACGGCCTGATCGGCCCATCGCACCACTATGGCGGCCTCGCCAGCGGCAACTTGGCGTCGCACCGCAACGCGCTGAAGACCTCCAGCCCGCGCCAAGCAGCGCTGCAGGGTCTGGAGAAAATGCGCACCTTGATTCGCCTCGGCTACCGCCAGGGCTTTATACCGCCACAGCCAAGGCCAGCACTGTCGTGCCTGCGCCAACTGGGCTTTAGCGGCAGCGACGAAGAAGTGATCAAACAGGCTGGCAGCCAAGCGCCCGAGCTGCTGTCGATGGCATACTCAGCGTCGTCCATGTGGGCCGCCAATGCCGCCACGGTGACTCCTTCCAGCGACAGCCATGATGGCAAGCTGCACCTGACGCCAGCCAACCTGGTGACCACGGCACACCGCTCCATCGAACACCCGTACACCTTTGCCGCACTGCAACGCATTTTCCACAACCCGGCGGTATTCAGCGTTCACCCGGCACTGCCAGCCACCGGCGCCTTTGCCGATGAGGGCGCCGCCAACCATGGCCGCCTGTGCAGTGAACATGGCCAGCCTGGCACCGGCCTGTTCGTTTGGGGCCGCCAGCGCGGTGGCGATACCAGCGATCTTAACTTCCCTGCTCGCCAAACACTGGAAGCCAGCCAAGCGATTGCTCGTCAGCACGGTGTCAAACAAGCGGTCTTCCTGCAGCAAAATGCAGCTGCGATTAATGCCGGCGCTTTCCACAACGATGTGGTCGCGGTGGCCAATGGCCCGGTGCTGTTCTACCACGAGCAGGCCTATGAGGCCGAGTCACAGCAAGCGGCCTTTGCGCAATTGCGTGAGCTGGGTGAATTTGTACCCGTGTGCGTGCCGACGGCAGAAGTCAGTTTGGATGAAGCCATTCGTAGCTATTTGTTCAATAGCCAACTGTTGTCCGGCCCAGATGGCGATATGAGCCGCATGACGCTGATTGCTCCGACCGAGTGTCAGGAAGTCGAAGCCGTTGCTCAATATCTGCAGCGTCTGACGGCCGATGACAGCCAGCCCATCCGCCATGTCGAGTTTGTCGATGTGCGTCAAAGCATGAGCAATGGCGGCGGCCCTGCGTGCTTGCGCTTGCGTGTGTTGCTGAGTGAAAAAGAGCTGGAAGCGGTGAATCCGGCCTTTATGCTGACGGAAGAAAAGATCGATGCGCTGCAGCAATGGGTGCGTGATCACTACCGTGACAGCCTACACCCACTGGAGCTGCTGGAGCCTGAGTTCATGCACGAATGCCACAAGGCCATGGTGTCACTGCAGCAGTGGCTGGGCTGTCAGGACCTGTACGACGGTTTAATGTAA
- a CDS encoding Lrp/AsnC family transcriptional regulator, whose protein sequence is MRDEPSLPARAGTLDRLDLRMLRILQTDGRITNKALAAAVNLSASACHQRLQRLLDQGWIEGFMGRVNIERLCEPVQCIATIAMGSHAPDTFRQLELHIDALPEATAAYTVSGGCDFIVHFACARMSRYMELTDELIRLCPDISNISTHVVLKQNKAFTGYPIAQLLGATDNKA, encoded by the coding sequence ATGCGAGACGAGCCGTCATTACCAGCCCGAGCTGGAACTTTGGATCGCTTGGATTTGCGCATGTTGCGCATCTTGCAGACCGATGGACGAATCACCAACAAAGCCCTGGCGGCGGCGGTCAATCTGTCGGCCAGTGCTTGCCATCAGCGCCTGCAGCGGTTGCTCGATCAGGGTTGGATCGAAGGGTTTATGGGGCGGGTGAACATTGAGCGCCTGTGCGAGCCGGTGCAATGCATTGCCACCATTGCCATGGGCAGCCATGCACCAGATACCTTCCGTCAGTTGGAACTGCACATTGATGCTTTACCGGAGGCCACCGCAGCTTACACCGTCAGCGGTGGCTGTGATTTTATCGTGCATTTTGCCTGCGCGCGCATGAGCCGCTATATGGAGTTAACCGATGAGTTGATTCGCTTGTGCCCGGATATCTCCAACATCAGCACGCACGTGGTGTTGAAGCAAAATAAGGCATTCACCGGTTATCCGATTGCCCAACTGTTGGGGGCAACGGATAACAAAGCATGA
- a CDS encoding cyclic nucleotide-binding domain-containing protein — MREHSTGYLDELISMLAECSMFDMFTPQELRTAAPYFHLDQIPAGNVLFREGDAGNYMGIIHSGKVGVMKSDSNNKNVPVALLTQNKTFGEMAVLDGERRSASCIAKSNCALLVLSRESLDRMCEESPKIAAKVIRAVAVSLSRRLRVMDYRLANSLG; from the coding sequence ATGCGAGAACACTCTACAGGCTATCTTGACGAGCTCATTAGCATGCTGGCCGAATGCAGCATGTTTGATATGTTCACCCCACAAGAACTGCGCACCGCAGCCCCCTATTTTCACCTCGATCAAATACCCGCCGGTAACGTGCTGTTCCGTGAAGGCGATGCCGGCAACTACATGGGCATCATTCACAGCGGCAAAGTGGGGGTGATGAAAAGCGATTCGAACAACAAGAACGTACCCGTGGCATTGCTAACGCAAAATAAAACCTTCGGCGAAATGGCCGTGTTGGACGGTGAACGTCGCTCGGCCAGCTGCATCGCCAAATCTAACTGCGCCCTGCTGGTGTTGTCGCGAGAGTCGCTGGATCGGATGTGCGAAGAGTCACCGAAAATTGCCGCCAAAGTGATTCGTGCCGTGGCAGTGTCTTTGTCTCGTCGCCTGCGGGTGATGGATTATCGCCTCGCCAACAGCCTCGGGTAG
- the ybaK gene encoding Cys-tRNA(Pro) deacylase, with amino-acid sequence MTPAINLVRKRDIHHHIHQYEHDPQCQAYGLEAVEKLALSPERVFKTLLVSLSGGKSSLAVAVIPVDTSLNMKRVAKALAAKKADMADPVEAQRVTGYLLGGISPLGQKKALPTVIDASAEALESIYVSAGRRGLEIELSPQDLATLTRGQFAELHD; translated from the coding sequence ATGACGCCCGCTATCAACCTAGTGCGCAAACGCGACATTCACCATCACATTCACCAATATGAGCATGATCCACAGTGTCAGGCGTATGGCCTGGAAGCGGTGGAAAAGCTCGCACTGAGCCCAGAGCGAGTGTTTAAAACCTTATTGGTGAGCCTAAGTGGCGGTAAAAGCTCGCTGGCCGTGGCGGTGATTCCAGTGGATACCTCGCTCAATATGAAACGAGTGGCAAAAGCGCTGGCGGCGAAAAAAGCCGACATGGCCGACCCCGTCGAAGCCCAGCGGGTGACCGGGTATTTGCTCGGTGGCATTAGCCCGCTGGGGCAAAAGAAAGCGCTGCCGACGGTTATCGACGCCAGCGCCGAGGCGCTGGAAAGTATCTACGTCAGTGCGGGTCGGCGTGGTTTGGAAATTGAGCTATCGCCTCAAGACCTAGCCACCCTAACGCGCGGCCAATTTGCCGAGCTGCATGACTAG